A window of the Desulfotignum phosphitoxidans DSM 13687 genome harbors these coding sequences:
- a CDS encoding exo-beta-N-acetylmuramidase NamZ family protein encodes MPPCVTIGLENLKHGFTSELKDRRLGLLANPASVDFQFRHAVQVIQDLLPGRLTTLFSPQHGFYAEKQDNMIESPHTRDPELGIPIYSLYSRTRIPTPQMFDNLDTLIVDIQDVGTRVYTFIYTISYCMELAARTGKSVIILDRPNPIGGTRVEGNVLKQECTSFVGRFPIPMRHGMTVGEICRYFNQACQIGCDLTVVPMSGWKRNMYWRNTGRTWILPSPNLPTPLSCMVYPGQVIFEGTNISEGRGTTLPFEYFGAPFMDTAAMAPILNREVAGASFRPVYFQPTSGKWQGQVCKGFHIHVTDPDKFEPYAASLLALQLIIKCHPDDFEFKPPPYEYEYERLPMDLILGDAAIRTDLCAMTAIREIKARWQPELETFIAESQASYLYD; translated from the coding sequence ATGCCGCCTTGTGTCACCATCGGGCTTGAAAATTTGAAACACGGGTTTACGTCAGAACTCAAAGACCGTCGGCTGGGCCTGCTTGCCAACCCCGCCTCAGTGGATTTTCAATTTCGTCATGCTGTCCAGGTGATCCAGGATCTGCTTCCCGGCCGGCTGACCACGCTTTTTTCCCCACAGCATGGATTTTATGCGGAAAAACAGGACAATATGATCGAATCCCCCCATACCAGAGATCCTGAACTGGGCATCCCCATCTACAGCCTCTACAGCCGCACCCGGATTCCCACACCGCAGATGTTTGATAATCTGGATACGCTGATCGTGGATATTCAGGATGTGGGGACTCGTGTTTATACCTTTATCTATACCATATCCTATTGTATGGAACTGGCGGCCCGAACCGGTAAATCAGTGATCATTCTGGATCGTCCCAATCCCATCGGCGGCACAAGGGTGGAAGGCAATGTTTTAAAACAAGAATGTACGTCATTTGTGGGCCGGTTTCCCATTCCCATGCGCCACGGCATGACGGTCGGAGAAATCTGCCGATATTTCAATCAGGCATGTCAGATCGGATGCGATCTGACAGTAGTGCCCATGTCCGGATGGAAACGCAACATGTACTGGCGTAACACCGGGCGGACATGGATTCTTCCCTCGCCCAATCTGCCCACACCGTTGTCGTGCATGGTTTACCCCGGTCAGGTGATTTTCGAAGGAACCAATATCAGTGAAGGCCGCGGCACCACTTTGCCCTTTGAGTACTTCGGGGCCCCGTTCATGGACACAGCGGCCATGGCCCCGATATTGAACCGGGAGGTGGCAGGCGCCAGTTTCAGACCCGTGTATTTTCAGCCGACTTCGGGCAAATGGCAGGGTCAGGTGTGCAAAGGATTTCATATCCATGTCACGGACCCAGACAAATTTGAACCCTATGCTGCATCCCTGCTGGCTTTACAACTGATCATCAAGTGTCATCCGGATGATTTTGAATTCAAGCCTCCCCCGTATGAGTATGAATATGAGCGCCTTCCCATGGACCTGATTTTAGGAGATGCGGCCATTCGCACCGATCTGTGCGCCATGACGGCCATCCGGGAAATCAAAGCCCGGTGGCAGCCGGAACTGGAGACATTCATCGCCGAATCACAGGCCAGCTATCTGTATGACTAA